The DNA segment TCAAACAGACACGAACAAACAAGTAAATATTCGTTTGGCTAAACAAGGTGATTTTCTGGCATTTTCATCAGTCTTTGGAAAAAACACATATTTATATTCTGCCATTTCTCTTAAAGATTCAACCATATGTATGATTGACAAAGAAGCTTTAAAGAAATTATTAATAAAGAATCCGGGATTTGCCATGCAGATTAATTCCAAAAATTGCCATAACGAAGATCGCTACCTCAACATCATCCATAATATTTCCCACAAACAAATGAGAGGTAAATTAGCTTCCGCTTTAATATATCTATCTTCCAACGAATTCAAGGATGAAAATGTTTTTGAATACTTAACGCGCCAGAACATTGCAGACTTCGCTTCCATCAGTGTTGAAAGTGCAGTGAAGTTCATCAAAGAGTTTGAAAAAGAAGGCATGTTAAAATTGGAAGGAAAAAACATTCAAATAACGAACATCAACAAATTACAAAACATTGAATTAAGAGGCTAAGAAGCAACTCCTTTCACAAAAATAATAGCTTAAAAATCATTAAGAAGAAGCAGTGCACCACAAAGATAAACTGAAACTAATTAACTAATAAATTAGCAACCAATACCTTCATTAATAAAAGAAGTCTGGAATGCCCCATGAAGATATATAGCTTTTAATGGGAAACGATGGGAATAATCTTCAATATTTTACCTGGATTTTCAATCGCCACATAAATATAGCCATCGGGGCTCATTTCTACATTTCGCACACGGCCAACTCCTTCCAGCAGTTTTTCCTGCTTCACTACTTGTTTACCATGTAACACAACTCGATGTAAATACTCAAAACGAAGGGAACCTGTTAATATATTATTTTTCCAATTGGGATAACGATCCCCTTTCACAAAGGTCATACCACAGGGAGCAATGGAAGGAACCCAATACAACAGGGGCTGTTCCATACCTACCGTGGCTGTATCCTTGGTAAAAGTCGTTCCATTATAATTGATACCAAACGAAATCACCGGCCATCCGTAATTCTTGGCCGCTTCAATAATATTTATCTCATCACCTCCTTTGGGGCCGTGTTCATCTGACCACATTTCTCCGGTTACAGGATGCATGCACACACCTTGCGGATTACGATGACCATAAGAATAAATAGAAGGCATAGCGCCTTTCTTACCAACAAAAGGATTTTCTGGAGGTATACTCCCGTCATCATTTATACGATGAATCTTTCCACAATGATTATCCAGCGATTGGGGATTACGATCCCGGTTGCCACGATCGCCCACCGAAATGTACAAATAGCCCTCTCTATCAAATTCCAACTTACTACCATAGTGATGGCGCTTATTGGTCTCAGGCATGGCTTTGAAAATACGTTGTTTATCAACCAATGCATTCCCCTTCAGCCGAGCCCGCATCACTGCAGTGTTGGCCAGGTTATTGTTTTGCTCATTGGGTGAGGAGTATGAAAAATACAACCAACCATTTTTTGCATAGTCGGGATGAAGTTCAATATCTAGTAAGCCCCCTTGTCCTTCTGCTATAATAGGAGGCAAACCTGTTATTTGCTGCAATTTACCATGAGTGGTAAAACGTAATAATTCTCCTTTTCTTTCGGTGATCAACAAATCGCCATTGGGCAAAAACTCAAGTCCCCAAGGAACATCTAATCCATCCACAACAGTATCCACCCTGAACTTCATATCTTCACTTTGCTCCACTCCCTCCTCATGCACCGTAATAAGGTCAGTATTTACTAGAGGCTTCATATCCATTTTTAAGATATAATCAACTAGGTCATATATAGTTGTATCTGTCAATCCTTCAGCAAAGGCAGGCATTCCATAGGCTACTCGTCCATATTTTATACTTTTAAAAAGCTCGTCTCTTCCCTTCCCCCAAAGCCATGTTCGCTCAACAAAAGAAGATTTACCATCATTATGACATCCCAAACAAAAGTTTTGAAAATGAGACTCGGCATTGGTGCCTGACTGAAAACCACGCTTAGTATCATTCTGGGTTTGGCAGGACACCCACAAATGAAAAGCAACCACCATAACAAAAAGAAATATATGCTTCATATTTACGAATACTATTTACTCAATAAAACGATCTCATCATGCCTGTTGGGGGTATAAAACACCCTCACAAATTCTGCTTCCGCCATGGCTTTAAGCCACAAATTTAAATCATTCTCCTGTGTGTTCCATTATTCTCATGACTCGCCTCTATTCACCATAGCGATGCCATGCCTCTTTATACAAGTACTTGACTGTTTGCACTTTTAATCCTCACAACGAAGTTCTAGTACATCATTAAAGCCTAAAAGATATAACACACAAAAACACGAATTGTTTGTAAACACAACAAGAACCATATTTGGATATTATAAATATCACTCTTGTCATGATGTAGATACTCATACACCAATATGAAACCAACGAAACAGTTTTACTTTATTTCTACGAAACTAGTCTCCATATTCTTGCCTGCATAAGGCGCCAATTCAACGGTAAAATGTCTTAATATAGGAGCTTCATTTACAATTCGATAACCAGATTTAATCTTTTTCCTCCTATCATACACATTTTTAAGAGCTACTGCGATCACATCCATATGATTATTGGTATATACCCTGCGGGGAATGGCCAAACGTAAGAGCTCCAGTTTTGGATATCTATTTTCGTGCGTAACAGGATCTCGGTCTGCCAATAGTGTTCCTATCTCCACACCTCTCACCCCGGCTTCTTTATATAACTCTACAGCTAAGGTTTGTGCTACAAATTGATCCACTGGTATTTGCGGCAAAAATCGTCTAGCATCCACAAATATGGCATGACCTCCAAATGGCTCCTGTACAGGCACACCAAACTCTTTTAGTCGTTGACCTAAATAGGCCACCTGTTTAATGCGGGTCTCCAGGTAGTCAAATTCAGTTCCCTCATCAAGCCCCTGAGCCAAAGCATTCATATCACGCCCCGACATGCCACCATAGGTAATGTATCCTTCGTAAATAATATTAAACTGTGCAGCTTTTTTGAACAGTTCTTCCTCCCGTAAAGCAATAAATCCACCCATATTCACAATAGCATCCTTCTTACTGCTCATAGTCATTCCATCAGCATAGGTAAACATCTCTGCTACAATCTCTTTGATGGTTCTATGGACATATCCCTTCTCACGGGTTTTAATAAAATAAGCATTCTCTGCAAAGCGAGCCGAATCAAAAAGCACTCGAACACCATACTTTTTACTTAATTCATAAACATCACGTAAGTTTTGCATAGATACAGGTTGTCCTCCTGAAGAATTACAGGTAACCGTAACAATAACGCATGGTATTTGCTCCGCAGGATATTTCAGGTAAATTGACTCCAGCTTATTTAAGTCCACATTGCCTTTAAAAGGATGCTGAAGTGTAGTATCAAATGCTTCGTCAATGGAACAATCAACAGCCCTTGCTTTGCGAAACTCAATGTGCCCCTTTGTGGTATCAAAATGAGTATTTCCTGGTATGATGTCACCTTCTGAGATAAGCGCAGAAAACAAAACATTTTCGGCAGCGCGTCCTTGATGTGTGGGTAAAAAATAATCAAACCCCAATATATTTTTTATGGCCTGTTTCATATTATAATAAGAAGTAGCACCAGCATAACTCTCATCGCCCAACATCATACAAGCCCACTGACGGTCGCTCATGGCTCCCGTTCCACTATCAGTTAACAAGTCAATAAAAACCTGATTGCTCTTCAAATTAAACAGATTATAAGCTGCGTTTTTAATCCAACGTTCCCTTTCTTCTCTGGTACTTTTTCGGATGGGTTCAACCATCTTTATTTTATAAGATTCTGAAAAAGGTAATTCCATGACTAATTTTATTTATGATGAAAAAAAATGGTATTTAGCCTTTGCAAGAAAACTCCAAATACTGCGTTATTCTCATTTTTGAAACAGTCATTTACAATCAGTAAACTCCTTGGTTTCAAAAATATCGAAAGCCTTGTCTTTGAAGCTTTTTTATCAAAGACAAAAAAAAACAGTTGTTTTCTTGCAGCCACTATTTATGAGCCACAGCAATATCTATTGCGTAACATATGCCGAAAACATGATTGTGAACCGTGAAAAGACTTGGTACGGGTGACTCCTAATTTTTAACCTTTAGTGACCTGGAATTCGTCTCGTCGTTTAACATTTAGGAACAAACGAAAGGATAGAAATGATATGAGATCGAGATTCTTATGCATACTCAAAGTAAAAGCAATAGTCCAAATTTAAAAAATTTAACCATAAACTACACCTATTATTTGTCATGTTACTATGCTCATTGTAATAATTCATAAAAATCTCGTCTACACAAAATATACATTCATCAACAAAACTAATTCACTAACATATTCCACAAAAATATCATCAATATAACAAAACTATTTTTATAAGCCATTTAAACAGGTGGTTCCAAACTCACCAAACTACTCTACATAAACAACATACAACAATAAACACATCATCTATTCTTTACAAAACATCATGAATCATAACACCCTACTTCCATATCTCACTTCTTTCACTCCCTCAAAAACACACATGTTTACTGCAACCTTCGTTTCATTTATTCGAATACAATGTTCAAATACCTAACAAAATTCGTATAAAACTTACTCAAAGAACTATGAAGAGAAGACAGTTGATGGTAGGAATAATGATGATAATGTCACTAACCATCCATGGTCAACAGTCCATGTTTAAGGCACTGTTTATGTTTAACTTTGCTAAATACATCGTATGGCCAGACCAGGCAAAGCAAAACGAGTTTATTATCGGTGTATCCGGAAACGATGCCATTATTTCGGAATTGAACAAACTAGCAGCAATCAGAAAAATTAATGGCAAGCCCATTGTAATCAAAAAGGTGAAATCACCATCCGAAGCTCCCAATGCAAATATGTATTACATTCCCGCCTCTAACTCAGGAAAATTATCTGAGGTTACGACTTATTTCGCGGGTAAGCCTACGCTAATTATTACCAACAAAGATAACTTATGTAAAAAAGGTGCTTGCATCAACTACGTCAACCGTAATGGCAAGCTGAAATATGAAGTAAACCAAGCCAACATCAAATCACACCAACTGAATGTAGATCCTAAACTTATCGCGCTCGGTATCGAAATAAAATAAATTAAACACACATGTTACTACGAAAATATATATCACTCATTTTATGGATGGCCGTTACCATCTCCGTATATGCACAAGAAAACAAAATAGACATCCATAGTATTAGCCGAGAACAAGTACTAGAGATGAAAATAGAGGAACTAGCGCTATACGATTTAGACGAACTTTCCCAATTAATGGATATAGTCGGAGCCTCCAGTCTGGATGAATTATATGACTTACTATTAAACAAAGAGGTTACCTCTGCTTCTAAAACAGAAGAAAATCTATTTGATTCACCCTTATCTACCACTGTTTTAAGTCACGACCAAATAATTGCATCCGGAGCCACCTGTATTGAAGAAGCGCTGCGCCTGGTTCCTGGAGTTATCGTTCGAGAAAAAACCAATGGTAACTACGACGTTCACATTCGAGGTAACGACAACCTTCCTTCTAAAAACATGCTATTATATTCTGAAAATATGAATACCTTGGTTATGATAAATGGCCGCCCGGTATTTAATTATTCACATGGCGGTACAATATGGGAGACTCTACCAATAGGCTTTGAAGATATAGATCGAATAGAGGTTATACGCGGCCCTTCCAGTGCTTTATATGGTCCTAATGCTGTTTCTGGTGTCATCAATATTATCACACAAATGATAACTTCTGAAACACCGCTTATTTCAGGCAACTTTCAAGGTGGCTCTTTAAGCTCATACATTGGTGATATAGCCTTTAGAAAAAAAATAAACAAAAAATGGAGTATAGGAGTCACTGGCAATTACGAAATACGCAAACGAGAAAGAGACGATTTATTTATATATAACGGAGAAGATGATAACGGAAATCTTTTATATACTTTAGATGGTAAACCCACCGGATCCGGCTACTATACCAAAGATGAAATCAGTAAAATGTATAAAGGGCAATACCAACTATGGGCTCCTTATATGGTGGGCAAGCAAACCTACGACATAAACACCTCATTTCCTAACCCTCAACAATCAAAAGAACGCATTGGGGTAAATGGATATCTGCATTATGCACCAAATAAATACACAACAATACAGCTTTCTGCAGGCTCACAAGAGTCAGAAGCATTGTCCTCAACAATGGGCGATGTACCTACACCCTACTCCACAAAAAAAGCAGCTACCCAATACATAAATTTACATACTACTGTAAAAAACTTTTCATTACAAGCCAATTTCAACACCGGAACCATAGATTACATGACTGGAAATGAAGGATTTGAACTTGACAACAAACAATACAATATTCAAGCTGAATACAATTTTAAAATAGGCGGTTTAGATATACGTCCTGGCGTAAGCTATCAAGCCATGACCTATGATGATTCTCCGCATATTTCAGAAAATGGAAAAGGTTATTTAAATGGGGAAAGCACCATCGATATTCTAGCTGGCAGTATGCGACTCGATTACAAACCAACTGACAAATTACGTTTTGTTTCCGCCTTGCGTGCCGAAAAATATAACCACCCTGACGATATTTATGCTTCTTGGCAATTTGTAGCTTCCTACAAAATAAACGATCACAACCTATTAAGAGCTGTATATTCAAGGGCAAACCAGTCGTCATTTATCGTAAACACCTATTCAAACTACACATGGAATATAGTCAATCGCCCTTATCCCCGGGTGATGCAATTTGGAGGAGAAATCAATGATTATGACCTTAAAACCATGGATATGTTTGAATTGGGTTACAGACTAAGGCCTGTAAAAAACATATTGTTGGATTTCGAGGCCTTTTATCATGTATCAAAAGACTTCGGTGCCTTAGCACCCGATTACACCGACTACGTCGTATATAATCCTTTGCAGGCTATCATGGGGCAAGAAGCCATAGGACGTCCCGATTCAGTACATATTCAATACCAAAACTATGATCTAAAATCGAAGCAGCTAGGACTCAGTATAAATATGGATTGGGTAATTAATGAGAAATTAGTAGTAAATGCTAACTTAACACTTCAACAAACCCACCTTGACCATTATCAGCCTGCCAGCAGAGACGATATTATTTTACATCAAGCCACGGTAGCTGGAGCTAAGGTACAAACTGCACTGGAAGAAATTGGTAGTCAACTATTGTCAGGAGAAATCACACCAGAACAGGTTCCAACCTTTGTGAAAGCATCTTCTACCTCATTACCTGAAAATAACATCAATAATTATCAGTACAAGGGCACTCCTTCGTATTTTGGTGGATTTTCAATTACATATCGCCCCACTAAAAAAATAGAATTTTTTCCTCAGGCATATTTTTATGGTAAACAAACGTTCGAAAACCAATACTATGCCGAAGAAATTGATGGTAAAATATTACTAAACCTAAAAGCGTCTTACAAAACCTCAAATCATTTAACTCTCTATATAAATGGAAAAAATTTATTAAGCCAACAATCAAGAGAATTTGCCTTTATGGACCAAATACCTGTGATGATTTTAGCAGGGATTCAGTTCAAATTGTAACCTGAATGACGTATAAGAACCTCGTCATGAGGATCAAAAGTGACTACAAGCCAGAACTTGCTGGCATGAAGCATAACACCTCTTTATTAAATTGGAACACGTTAGTCCACAACTTGATGGGCAGCCATTTTAATGCGTAATATATTTTTTAATAACTCTTGGAGTTTTAAAGAAAAAAAAACATCTACATAATTTTACTCCACAAGGGCTGTCTCTAGACTAAAGAGGCAGCCTTTATGCATTAACTCGCTTTTTAAAGATTTGGCCTAACACTTGTAATATTTATATATACATCAGGATCAAAAATAACTTTAAACACTAACTATCAATATAATACAATAAATACAACCTATTTGAACCCTACATAATGGTAATAAATAGGCTAATTTATTTACATATTGGTAACATATACCGAAGTAAATGACGAACCTGAAACCAATCTTTGCAAAAAGTATTACACTTGGCAATGATTGAATTCTCTTGTGACACACAAATGACCATTAAAATAATTACAAATGAAAGCATGTATCCCAATTATGGGCAACAATACCCTTCAGAAGGAACGCGTTGCCAACGATTTTTACAAAGCACAACATTATTGCATTTATGATTTTGACACAGACGCCTCCGTCATCTATTCCTTGTCGGATACCAATACCATATACATGTCCCTCAGTGAAATAAAAAAACAAGGCATTCAAATCATCATCACCCCTAACTTACGACCTATGGCTGCCAAAATTTTATTTGAAAATGAAATAGAAGTATACAAGGCTGTTGGAAATGTAACAAAAGAAAATATTGACCATTACAAAAGAGGCTTACTACAGGATTTCACCGAAACTATGATTGAAAGCAAAAAAGACTGCGCTTCTCAATCTTGCGCTTCCTGTTCTTCATCAGACAGCTGTCATTAGTTGATTATTCATAGGGACTCCTGATCAAATATAAATTTTTATTGGTGGTTGGGTACTCAAATGCGGATTACTCATTTATTGAGAATTACGAAATATGGTTATGGAAAAATTGCATCCCTCTATGTTTTTACATGAATATGTTTTCAAGATTGAACTGTCCTCATATGTTCTTTTTATTCGGGAAGGTTTATTTTTAAAGGCCCTCATGACAACTCCGTCATGAGAATTAAAAGTACAATCAATCAATAACTTGTTGAAATGAGGCATAGCACCAGCTATGGTGAATTAAAGAAAAGTAACGAAGTGATCTCGAATGACACCATAAAAAAAAGGCCATCTCATCAGAGACAGCCTTTTATATATTTTATACGCTATTAGGACTAACCTAAATACGATTTCAACAATTTACTTCTGGAAGTATGTCTCAATCTACGAATCGCTTTTTCTTTTATTTGTCGAACCCTTTCACGTGTTAAACCGAAGCGTTCACCTATCTCTTCCAAGGTCATTTCTTGTGTTTGAATACCGAAGAACAGTTTAATAATATCCGATTCACGCTCAGTCAAAGTAGCTAAAGCTCTTTCAATCTCACGTGCCAAGGACTCATTAATCAAAGTTTTATCAGCATTCGGAGAATCACCGTTCACCAAAACATCCAGCAAGCTATTATCCTCACCTTCCACAAATGGGGCATCCACAGATATATGCCGACCAGATACTCGCAAGGTATCTGCCACCTTATCAACGGGCAACTCTAACTTATCCGCCAACTCCTCAGGAGATGGCTTACGTTCATTTTCCTGCTCGAATTTAGAATAGGCCTTATTGATTTTATTCAAAGAACCAACCTGATTCAAGGGTAGACGCACAATCCGGGACTGTTCGGCCAAAGCCTGTAGTATGGACTGACGAATCCACCACACCGCATAGGAAATAAACTTAAACCCACGCGTTTCATCAAATTTTTCAGCTGCTTTTATCAAACCAAGATTACCTTCATTGATCAAATCAGGAAGACTCAACCCTTGATTTTGATATTGCTTAGCAACCGAAACAACAAAACGCAAGTTAGCCCTTGTCAGCTTCTCCAAGGCTATTTGATCACCTTTTTTAATTCGCTGAGCCAATTCTACTTCTTCCTCTACGGTTATCAATTCCTCACGACCGATTTCCTGAAGATATTTATCTAAAGAAGCACTCTCGCGGTTAGTAATTGATTTTGTTATCTTAAGTTGTCTCATATCCTATATGCAAAATGTGGCGCAAAATTATACTTTTTTAATCTAATATCCAATTATTATACAAAAGAGTGAGACAAATTAAACGAATACTAATCCTGTAGATTAATAGCGTAATAGGCAACTTGTCCGTTTGGATAAACTCCTGTGATAAACAAACCTCCATCGGTAGATGCAATCACATTTTTCAAATCCTTCACACTGCTTATGGGTTCTCGATTGGCCTTTAAAATGATAAACTCTTCACCTACACCACTTTGTTTTAATTTACCGGTTTTAAGTTTAACAATTTTCATACCATAATCTATTCCTAACTTTGCCTTTTCCTGATCTGTTAATTTACGCAACTCCGCACCTAACAAATCGGATATTCCTTCTTTCTCTTTCACTAAGTCAGTAGAACCATAACTATTACGTAAAACTACGGTAAATTGTTTTCTTTTTCCACCCCTTTTTACAACTAAATGCACTTTATCTCCAGGACGGTGCTGACTCACTTGCTCAATTAGTTCAGAATTTGTATTAACTTTCACATCATCTATACTAATTATCACATCTCCTTCCTTAACACCAGCGGCATCTGCACCGCCATTCACAGTAACAGCACTCACATACACACCTTCCACTTTGTCCAGGTCATATTGTTCTGCAATCTCTGCAGTAACACCTACTATCTGCACGCCAATAAAGGCACGTTGCACTTCTCCAAACTCCATAAGGTCGGCCACTACTTTTTGAGCTATACCCACAGGAACGGCAAAGGAATAACCAGCATAAGAACCCGTTTGCGAAGCAATGGCGGTATTAATACCAATCAGCTCACCGCGTGTATTAACCAAAGCCCCTCCACTATTTCCAGGATTTACAGCCGCATCCGTTTGAATAAAAGACTCAATACCCATTGGTTGATTTCTGTTGGCCAGAATATTGATGCTTCTGGACTTAGCACTCACAATACCAGCTGTTACTGTAGAAGTTAGGTTAAATGGATTACCAACTGCTAACACCCATTCTCCAATCCTAAGATCATCTGAGCTTCCATAAGTCAAAAACACAAGTCCCTTTTCTTCAATTTTCAAAAGAGCAATATCGGTCGTTGGATCCGTGCCCACCAGGGTAGCTGTATAAGAGCGCCTGTCATTAAGTATCACTTCTATTTCATCTGCATTATCTATCACGTGGTTATTGGTAATAATATAACCATCTTCAGATATAATTACACCCGAACCAGATCCCATAACAGGACTTCTATCCGGCATTGTTCCACCCCTTGGTCCAAAAAAGAAATCATAAAACGGATTATTTTGTGAATATCCGTTACCGGAAACATTCGCTTTGGTCATCACGTGAACCACAGCTTCCACAGACTTCTCAGCAGCTACCGTAAAATCGGGCACCCCCACAGGCGCGGCAACTCCCATGGAAGCATATCGGGCAGCCGGTACCACAGGCCGCTCAACAGCAACGATCTCTTGATCAGGTTTCACAAATAACACAAACGCATACACCCCAACAATTCCACCGAGTACAGCTGTCAGGAACACAAAAAATATTCTTTTAACATTCATAACGTATAATTTTAAATTTACATGTCCGTAAGACATCTTATTATTATTTACCTTTTTATCCGATTCATGATCAGATTGTCATTTTTTATGACCATTGATAAAGTTTAACCATATCAGACGAGCCATGAGTAATATTTCACACACAGAGGGGTGATTAATTCTGGCGAGCTCCAAATGACCCTTGATAGATAAACTTTAAACATATGAAAATCACGGTTCAAAAATGGCAAATTATATGCCCTTATTATGCCAGAATAAGTACCTTAACCTAATTTTAACTGATTTTTCGTTAACTTTGTTCATCTTTTTTCAGACAGGTATCATTTAAAAGAATCTAATTATCAAATACTTTGAATATAAACATAATGCAAATTGAATTTTATAAATACCAGGGCACAGGCAACGATTTTGTGATTATCGACAATAGAGATGGAAATTTTGACAGCAAAAACATTGATCTTGTCAGTTATTTATGCAACCGAAGAATGGGTATTGGTGCCGACGGACTCATGCTACTTGAAAAACACAAAGCAGAAGAAGTCGCATTTACCATGCGTTACTACAACAGCGATGGAAAGGAAGCTTCTATGTGTGGAAATGGTGGAAGATGCATAGCGGCCTTCGCCGTAAAAGTAGGCGCTGCAGATCCGTCAAAACCCTTCTATTTTGAAGCCGTTGATGGCATGCACATTGCCAAATACAACAATGGCATTGTTAGTCTGCAAATGACAGATGTTAAAACCATTGACATCAATGATGGATACTACTTCTTAGATACTGGTTCTCCCCATTACGTGGCCCACAAATCCAATATAGACACCCTTGACATTGTAAAGATAGGCAGACAAATAAGGCATTCAGATACTTTTAAACCTGCTGGCACCAACGTTAATATAGTAGAAGAAATTGCACCTGATCACATAAAAGTAAGAACCTATGAAAGGGGTGTTGAGGACGAAACCTATTCGTGTGGAACCGGAGTGGTTGCGTCGGCAATCAGCACTTTCACAAAAAACAATGAGTGCCGCGACTTCAATATAGACGTGAAAGGCGGAAGGCTACAGGTATGGTTTGAAGGTGACACAGCTGGTGGATTTAAGAACATCTGGCTTACAGGCCCTGCCACTTTTGTCTATAAAGGCAATATCACTGTATAGCAAGAACCTGCGAGCCGATGGTCACTGTCTCATATATATAAGCATGACTATCTGCCCGCTTCCATCTTACCTCCTTATACCTCTCCTATTGAGTTCTCTGCGATATCTAGCAGCATTTGCATTATGT comes from the Saccharicrinis fermentans DSM 9555 = JCM 21142 genome and includes:
- the dapF gene encoding diaminopimelate epimerase is translated as MQIEFYKYQGTGNDFVIIDNRDGNFDSKNIDLVSYLCNRRMGIGADGLMLLEKHKAEEVAFTMRYYNSDGKEASMCGNGGRCIAAFAVKVGAADPSKPFYFEAVDGMHIAKYNNGIVSLQMTDVKTIDINDGYYFLDTGSPHYVAHKSNIDTLDIVKIGRQIRHSDTFKPAGTNVNIVEEIAPDHIKVRTYERGVEDETYSCGTGVVASAISTFTKNNECRDFNIDVKGGRLQVWFEGDTAGGFKNIWLTGPATFVYKGNITV